One part of the Erythrolamprus reginae isolate rEryReg1 unplaced genomic scaffold, rEryReg1.hap1 H_6, whole genome shotgun sequence genome encodes these proteins:
- the LOC139155792 gene encoding tigger transposable element-derived protein 1-like, which yields MDETGLFWKRMPSRTFLMQDEAKAPGFKAMKDRVTLIMCGNAAGFLMKPGLIYKSRNPRALKNRNKNALPVYWMHNPKAWITKPLTRDWFHQCFIPQVKDYLAAKGLNFKVLLLMDNAGGHDDLAHEHDGVQVEFLPPNTTSLIQPMDQGVIRAFKALYTRNSLGSIVEAMDADENFTLKAYWRQYTIASCLKNIQNALMDMKSQTMNACWRKLWPEVVHDYRGFAPEEIQDAAVQNSVKLAQALGGEDFVNMTPEEVNVPLSSPPSKAARPSHPEAAEYLMLFDDTCNWNAKGRPPALSTVTEPELLYSQELLPENEEVSRASGKTTMDADETQIPAPAAYFNVEAEREDSGEESVEENARGDDEVLDSMWTEGRQSSEEEEAVVVPQSQAASRRGRKVQTISAQSAGTTAHHHQGPIMPHVPQRMSPAWHFFKQVTDDKTKGQCRITTNTTTTSSTGTTSSTSSGTNTITISKPV from the exons atggatgaaacaggcctgttctggaagaggatgccttcacggactttcttgatgcaagatgaagccaaagcccctggctttaaggccatgaaagatcgagtgactttgatcatgtgtgggaatgcagcaggctttttgatgaagccagggctaatttataagtcacgaaatccaagagccctcaagaacagaaataagaatgcattgccagtgtactggatgcataatcctaaagcatggattacaaaacccctcacgcgggactggtttcatcagtgcttcatcccacaggtgaaggattatttggctgccaaaggactcaatttcaaagtgcttctcctaatggacaatgctggaggccatgatgacctggcacatgaacatgatggggtgcaagtcgaattcttgccaccaaacaccacatcgcttatccagccgatggatcaaggtgttatccgcgcatttaaggcactgtacacgcgcaattctcttggaagcatcgtggaagcaatggatgctgatgaaaacttcacattgaaggcctactggcgtcagtacacaattgcatcttgtctgaagaacattcagaatgccttaatggatatgaagtcacagacaatgaatgcctgctggaggaaattgtggccagaagtggtgcatgattacaggggatttgctcccgaagaaattcaagatgctgcagtccagaactctgtgaagctggcacaggcactgggtggagaagacTTCGTtaacatgacaccagaggaagtcaatg TGCCCTTGTCATCACccccctccaaagcagcaaggccATCTCACCCAGAAGCAGCGGAGTATTTAATGCTGTTTGATGACACTTGTAACTGGAATGCCAAGGGCCGTCCACCTGCCCTATCCACAGTTACAGAACCTGAGCTTCTGTATAGCCAAGAGCTTCTGCCAGAGAACgaggaggtgtccagggcatcaGGGAAGACCACGATGGATgctgatgagacccagatccccgcTCCTGCAGCTTACTTCAATGTTGAGGCTGAGAGGGAGGATAGCGGGGAGGAGTCGGTGGAAGAAAATGCCAGGGGggatgacgaggtgctagattCCATGTGGACTGAAGGCcggcagagttcagaggaggaagaggctgtggtggtcccacagtcccaggcagccagcagaagagggagaaaggTGCAAACCATCAGCGCtcagtctgctggtactactgcccaccATCACCAGGGACCAATCATGCCACATGTGCCACAAAGAATGTCACCAGCgtggcattttttcaagcagGTTACAGATGACAAGACAAAG GGACAATGTAGAATCACCAccaataccaccaccaccagcagcaccGGCACCACCAGCAGCACCAGCAGCGGCACCAACACCATCACCATCAGCAAGCCTGTCTAA